One Echeneis naucrates chromosome 1, fEcheNa1.1, whole genome shotgun sequence DNA segment encodes these proteins:
- the LOC115044181 gene encoding CMRF35-like molecule 3, which produces MSRAKKSTRAGALSISMKTISVFGWLLYATWAEGANINVEGFEGGEASFLCSHKLAWNNNKYLCKEDCKESEAVLVRVKSGGRAQSGRTALVDLGNGAFNVTFRQLQLSDSGKYWCGVDRLGVDTYISVFLTVKEVIAQETTVTPDVSTTWSISSSTQLTFGQPTTYTSGLANQSTSSNCSEGAEPSISTSMVLSATVGVVTFVIVILTVSVVSMRSRKCKDFICADESESDYDDVGEMLSVKKTSEKTFYSPYTKPDRPKSASRETGGTVCIPIYENICRGTTDSRQQMSKPSKVSP; this is translated from the exons atGAGCAGAGCAAAAAAGAGCACCAGAGCAGGAGCATTATCCATCAGTATGAAAACCATCTCTGTCTTCGGTTGGCTCTTATACG CTACGTGGGCAGAAGGAGCCAACATAAATGTAGAGGGATTCGAGGGGGGGGAGGCCTCATTCCTGTGCTCACACAAACTTGCCTGgaacaataataaatatctGTGCAAGGAGGACTGTAAAGAGAGTGAAGCCGTGTTGGTTCGTGTAAAATCTGGTGGCAGAGCACAGTCAGGGAGGACAGCTCTGGTGGACTTAGGGAATGGAGCCTTCAATGTGACGTTCAGGCAGCTCCAGCTGTCAGATTCAGGCAAATACTGGTGTGGAGTGGACAGACTGGGAGTGGACACATACATTTCTGTGTTCTTGACTGTAAAGGAGG TTATAGCACAGGAAACAACAGTGACACCTGACGTTTCAACCACGTGGAGTATTTCCAGCTCAACACAATTAACATTTGGACAACCAACAACTTATACAAGTGGTCTGGCAAACCAGTCAACAT CTTCAAACTGCAGTGAAGGAGCAGAACCTAGTATCAGCACAA GCATGGTGTTGAGTGCTACCGTTGGGGTTGTTACATTTGTTATTGTCATTCTCACTGTCTCTGTGGTTTCAATGAGGAGCAGGAAATGCAAGGACTTTATCTGTGCAGATGAAAGCGAG TCTGACTATGATGATGTCGGTGAAATGctgtcagttaaaaaaacatcagagaagACCTTTTACTCTCCGTACACGAAACCTGATCGACCAAAATCTGCATCTAGAGAAACTGGAGGCACAGTATGCATTCCTATCtatgaaaacatctgcagagGTACCACGGATTCAAGGCAGCAAATGTCAAAACCATCCAAGGTATCACCTTGA
- the LOC115043728 gene encoding uncharacterized protein LOC115043728 isoform X5: MKGFSRKCVCCCRFVLLWENLTLEVMGATWISWRATVAVTVVFLQIRGPICATIRTVTGVEGQTLSFTCEYPPDFKNNEKTAENLMHYTTVMSSSPKDFIVDKLHMPLFLTAVMCVAALLFVCLFTLGLLWAVKQQGSSQHENRKTSSSDYESVTPMAGTEPEHNCAHLSPAPPPPPDFCPHFTSKYRESIVSLSLGDYVDVDVPGHMTQYQHLDLSQLEEHVYYSLSGNHSPKDEHVAAKQQTSH; this comes from the exons ATGAAGGGTTTTtcaagaaagtgtgtgt GTTGCTGCcgttttgtgctgctgtgggagAATCTGACTCTGGAAGTGATGGGAGCAACCTGGATCTCCTGGAGAGCAACTGTAgctgtcactgttgtgtttctaCAAATACGAG GTCCCATCTGCGCCACAATCCGAACCGTGACCGGAGTAGAGGGTCAGACATTGTCCTTCACATGTGAATATCCACCCGACTTCAAGAACAACG aaaaaactgcagaaaatctCATGCATTACA CAACTGTAATGTCTTCCTCTCCAAAGGACTTCATAGTTGACA AGCTTCACATGCCCCTGTTCCTGACTGCAGTGATGTGTGTGGCAGCACTGCTTTTCGTCTGTCTGTTCACACTCGGCCTTCTTTGGGCTGTTAAACAGCAAGGATCAAGTCAACATGAAAATAGAAAG ACATCATCATCCGATTATGAGAGCGTGACGCCCATGGCGGGAACTGAGCCTGAACACAACTGTGCTCATCTTTCACCTGCACCGCCGCCACCTCCGGACTTCTGCCCCCACTTCACTTCAAAGTACAGAGAGTCCATTGTCTCTCTCAGCCTGGGTGACTATGTTGATGTGGATGTACCAGGGCACATGACACAGTACCAACATCTGGATCTCAGCCAGTTGGAGGAGCATGTCTATTACAGCCTCAGTGGAAATCACAGCCCTAAAGATGAACATGTGGCTGCCAAACAGCAAACAAGCCACTGA
- the LOC115043728 gene encoding CMRF35-like molecule 8 isoform X1: protein MKGFSRKCVCCCRFVLLWENLTLEVMGATWISWRATVAVTVVFLQIRGPICATIRTVTGVEGQTLSFTCEYPPDFKNNGKCLYQDSKDKPLIWTDKHNQWDTTGRFSLYDNTTEAFFIVKLNQVVPEDSGTYWCGVGVEGNQVPSCVGTVQLNVFRAEKTAENLMHYTTVMSSSPKDFIVDKLHMPLFLTAVMCVAALLFVCLFTLGLLWAVKQQGSSQHENRKTSSSDYESVTPMAGTEPEHNCAHLSPAPPPPPDFCPHFTSKYRESIVSLSLGDYVDVDVPGHMTQYQHLDLSQLEEHVYYSLSGNHSPKDEHVAAKQQTSH, encoded by the exons ATGAAGGGTTTTtcaagaaagtgtgtgt GTTGCTGCcgttttgtgctgctgtgggagAATCTGACTCTGGAAGTGATGGGAGCAACCTGGATCTCCTGGAGAGCAACTGTAgctgtcactgttgtgtttctaCAAATACGAG GTCCCATCTGCGCCACAATCCGAACCGTGACCGGAGTAGAGGGTCAGACATTGTCCTTCACATGTGAATATCCACCCGACTTCAAGAACAACGGTAAGTGCCTCTACCAAGATAGCAAGGACAAACCCCTTATatggacagacaaacacaaccagTGGGACACAACTGGACGTTTTTCACTGTACGACAACACCACCGAAGCCTTCTTCATTGTCAAGTTGAACCAAGTGGTCCCAGAGGACAGTGGGACATATTGGTGTGGTGTTGGAGTGGAAGGGAATCAGGTCCCATCTTGTGTTGGTACCGTACAACTGAATGTTTTTCGAG cagaaaaaactgcagaaaatctCATGCATTACA CAACTGTAATGTCTTCCTCTCCAAAGGACTTCATAGTTGACA AGCTTCACATGCCCCTGTTCCTGACTGCAGTGATGTGTGTGGCAGCACTGCTTTTCGTCTGTCTGTTCACACTCGGCCTTCTTTGGGCTGTTAAACAGCAAGGATCAAGTCAACATGAAAATAGAAAG ACATCATCATCCGATTATGAGAGCGTGACGCCCATGGCGGGAACTGAGCCTGAACACAACTGTGCTCATCTTTCACCTGCACCGCCGCCACCTCCGGACTTCTGCCCCCACTTCACTTCAAAGTACAGAGAGTCCATTGTCTCTCTCAGCCTGGGTGACTATGTTGATGTGGATGTACCAGGGCACATGACACAGTACCAACATCTGGATCTCAGCCAGTTGGAGGAGCATGTCTATTACAGCCTCAGTGGAAATCACAGCCCTAAAGATGAACATGTGGCTGCCAAACAGCAAACAAGCCACTGA
- the LOC115043728 gene encoding uncharacterized protein LOC115043728 isoform X4: MKGFSRKCVCCCRFVLLWENLTLEVMGATWISWRATVAVTVVFLQIRGPICATIRTVTGVEGQTLSFTCEYPPDFKNNAEKTAENLMHYTTVMSSSPKDFIVDKLHMPLFLTAVMCVAALLFVCLFTLGLLWAVKQQGSSQHENRKTSSSDYESVTPMAGTEPEHNCAHLSPAPPPPPDFCPHFTSKYRESIVSLSLGDYVDVDVPGHMTQYQHLDLSQLEEHVYYSLSGNHSPKDEHVAAKQQTSH, translated from the exons ATGAAGGGTTTTtcaagaaagtgtgtgt GTTGCTGCcgttttgtgctgctgtgggagAATCTGACTCTGGAAGTGATGGGAGCAACCTGGATCTCCTGGAGAGCAACTGTAgctgtcactgttgtgtttctaCAAATACGAG GTCCCATCTGCGCCACAATCCGAACCGTGACCGGAGTAGAGGGTCAGACATTGTCCTTCACATGTGAATATCCACCCGACTTCAAGAACAACG cagaaaaaactgcagaaaatctCATGCATTACA CAACTGTAATGTCTTCCTCTCCAAAGGACTTCATAGTTGACA AGCTTCACATGCCCCTGTTCCTGACTGCAGTGATGTGTGTGGCAGCACTGCTTTTCGTCTGTCTGTTCACACTCGGCCTTCTTTGGGCTGTTAAACAGCAAGGATCAAGTCAACATGAAAATAGAAAG ACATCATCATCCGATTATGAGAGCGTGACGCCCATGGCGGGAACTGAGCCTGAACACAACTGTGCTCATCTTTCACCTGCACCGCCGCCACCTCCGGACTTCTGCCCCCACTTCACTTCAAAGTACAGAGAGTCCATTGTCTCTCTCAGCCTGGGTGACTATGTTGATGTGGATGTACCAGGGCACATGACACAGTACCAACATCTGGATCTCAGCCAGTTGGAGGAGCATGTCTATTACAGCCTCAGTGGAAATCACAGCCCTAAAGATGAACATGTGGCTGCCAAACAGCAAACAAGCCACTGA
- the LOC115043728 gene encoding CMRF35-like molecule 8 isoform X2 — MGATWISWRATVAVTVVFLQIRGPICATIRTVTGVEGQTLSFTCEYPPDFKNNGKCLYQDSKDKPLIWTDKHNQWDTTGRFSLYDNTTEAFFIVKLNQVVPEDSGTYWCGVGVEGNQVPSCVGTVQLNVFRAEKTAENLMHYTTVMSSSPKDFIVDKLHMPLFLTAVMCVAALLFVCLFTLGLLWAVKQQGSSQHENRKTSSSDYESVTPMAGTEPEHNCAHLSPAPPPPPDFCPHFTSKYRESIVSLSLGDYVDVDVPGHMTQYQHLDLSQLEEHVYYSLSGNHSPKDEHVAAKQQTSH; from the exons ATGGGAGCAACCTGGATCTCCTGGAGAGCAACTGTAgctgtcactgttgtgtttctaCAAATACGAG GTCCCATCTGCGCCACAATCCGAACCGTGACCGGAGTAGAGGGTCAGACATTGTCCTTCACATGTGAATATCCACCCGACTTCAAGAACAACGGTAAGTGCCTCTACCAAGATAGCAAGGACAAACCCCTTATatggacagacaaacacaaccagTGGGACACAACTGGACGTTTTTCACTGTACGACAACACCACCGAAGCCTTCTTCATTGTCAAGTTGAACCAAGTGGTCCCAGAGGACAGTGGGACATATTGGTGTGGTGTTGGAGTGGAAGGGAATCAGGTCCCATCTTGTGTTGGTACCGTACAACTGAATGTTTTTCGAG cagaaaaaactgcagaaaatctCATGCATTACA CAACTGTAATGTCTTCCTCTCCAAAGGACTTCATAGTTGACA AGCTTCACATGCCCCTGTTCCTGACTGCAGTGATGTGTGTGGCAGCACTGCTTTTCGTCTGTCTGTTCACACTCGGCCTTCTTTGGGCTGTTAAACAGCAAGGATCAAGTCAACATGAAAATAGAAAG ACATCATCATCCGATTATGAGAGCGTGACGCCCATGGCGGGAACTGAGCCTGAACACAACTGTGCTCATCTTTCACCTGCACCGCCGCCACCTCCGGACTTCTGCCCCCACTTCACTTCAAAGTACAGAGAGTCCATTGTCTCTCTCAGCCTGGGTGACTATGTTGATGTGGATGTACCAGGGCACATGACACAGTACCAACATCTGGATCTCAGCCAGTTGGAGGAGCATGTCTATTACAGCCTCAGTGGAAATCACAGCCCTAAAGATGAACATGTGGCTGCCAAACAGCAAACAAGCCACTGA